The genome window tcccaatgtgttttaaagtttctgtttcattttcttcagttttaatCATTATGGCTGGCTGCATTGTGGTATCAGTTTATTGTCTCTTGTTTTATGGGCCACTGCAACCGctaaacttaatttttttaaaaaattaaatggtacATCGATACATTGGGTACTATTTCCTGATGGGTAGATTTTTCTCTGTTGCGCCAGCCcctctggaagcaatgcattgcactcaatggaTCTGATACACCTACTCAGGGCTGTTGTTCCGCTTGCCAGACAATAGGGGGAGTGAGGCAATGCCTGTCAATGCCTTTAAAGTTGTTGACAGAAATTTACCAACATATTGATACTCTGGctgctgaaatttaaaaaaaattatagaaggGCAGCCACATGACAGTAATAGCAGCTGCCTTCCCTGGTGAATTTGTTTTGCAAAAGTATTGATAGGATTGTACTCACATGCCATACCACTAAGGAATATATTGAAAcaccactgaaataataaacagACGCCTCCTGGCAAGGAGGAGTTGAACCATAGTTACACCGCTGGCTGGAAAAATGAATCGCTAATGGCATGGTGTTGTGTGACTGCAAATTTATGTTAAGGTAAATAGGAAACAATTCCATTGTGTGATCATAGCCTAATTTGCAGCAGGTAGAGTGATGAGCTTGTATGAGGGCAAACAGATGTCTTTTACCTCTTAAACAGGTTCCACATGTAATGCTTTGCTAACTAACCTGTCTAGTTTGAGCTGGAGATATTCTCGGTAGACTACCATTTGTTactggatcttttaaaaaaaacctttcagttGTGTGGTACAAAGGCCAGCGCAAGGCATCTGGCTGTCTGAAATGAATGCAAACCTGTGTCAGAAGCCAATTGCAGTAGCAGTTGAATCTGAGTTCAACATTGATGGCAGCACAGCATCTCTTGTCATTCCTGGAGACAGGGCAATACAGAGAAGGTAAAAATGGTCTGTGGTACACCAAGCTGTCCTCTGTGCCATTTCTTCCACACCCAGCACCTGCCATCTGAAGCAGTTGTCTcgctctgcctaatggcagagcCTGCCCTGATAGATATTAACTATATAGCCCCACATATCTGTCAGAGTGATATCAGCAACAAAAATATATTGGAATGAGTTATTGATTAAATGTTTGATAACATGCAGAAGTACAGTAACGGCTTTTTCCTAATCACATGCTGCTGGGACAATGCAATTAAGTGGTTTACAAAGTGGTTAGGTTCACACTGAAGGATCTAATGAATcgtgtagagatgggggtattcgtatttgtatatgaatatgaatatcctggcaaaggtggcgataatgagggtccagccccatgggatttTTCCAATGTCTCTGCAGAtcgtgagccactcttcaaccttgcagcgaggcttgtcctcctacctcctgccaggagtggctagccaatcgCGATCTgcgaagccattggaagaatcactGCATCTGCAGTAGcggcggattggtgagtggaccgtccggccccatggtgCTAGACCCTTGTTATCGCcatctgtgtggggatattcgtatttgtatacgaatacccccatttctaattatCTGTATTCACCTATTGTTATTTATCCAGTCCCATTACCACAAGGTGTGATGACCACTATTtcatatacttttttaaaaggttagaCATATCCATGGTTGGGGGtcagatttttcaaaatacaggATTCATGATGGGTTGCATGTAAGTTTCATATTCAGAAGCAGTGCATCTCTGAATGAGAGCTTAGAAAAAATTAATTTGGGGGGCTGTGACTCCGGGAATCCTCCAGTCAGGATGACCTCCCTAATGTAGGacacctttctttccttttcttgcatttccaggTTTCCATGTGTACCAGACAACGGGCCTTTCCAGACCAAGTTTTGGCTCTGAATAGTAACAAATGCAAAGATTTAGCCAATTACTACCTTGGTTTCAATGGCTGGTCCAGTCGCATCATCACTGTAAGGATGACCTGTTGTTttcattctctcccccaccccatcccatttTCATGCCTCTGTTCATTAGGGGTGTTGCATTTCCCATCTATTGTTACTCCAAGAGTGAATGAGAAAATTAATCAGTAGCCCGTTTCTGATTAATGTATTCCTAAAGTTTGCCAATTGTTGATTCCTGGTGTCAGTTTAGGATTTTACTTCATATGAGAAGTGATAAACTAATTTTATCTGATTTGTAAATAGCTATCCACTGCAATAtagggatgtgatggcgctgcagcttaactgcagaagcctctgtgctgcaaagtcagaagaccagcagttgtaagatcgaatccacgcgatggagtgagctcctgtcgcttgtcccagctcctgccaacctagcagttcgaaagcatgcaaatgcaagtagataaataggtaccaccacagtgggaaggtagcagcgttccgtgtctagtcgcgctgaccatgtgaccaccgaaacttcggacaaacactggctctatcgcttggaaacggggataagcaccgcgccctagagtcggacacgactggactaaatgtcaaaaggaatgtttacctttacctatccattGCAAGTGTATAGGCTTGAAGTTGTGGAGGGGTTATCTCATTGCTTCTCAGGAAGAAATAGAACCCTACTGCTTCTTGAAATGGGCATATAAATGGTTTAACCACCGCAAtgccttttggggggggcttgTTTCAGTGATGGGTCCAGGGGGCATATGGGAATGGAGAAGTCGGCCTCTCCCTTTGCACTGGCCCAGGAAATGCTCAGGTACACTGAAAATCTCCCTCAGCTTCTGAGTGTCTCCAGAGCCACAAGTGAGAAGAGGGAATCATGCTATCCTTGCTCTGGGTTAAAGAGGACTGCTTTCTGTCGGTACTTCTGTCACAAAATTTGAGACTGGCTCTTGTGCCTGAAGACATATGGAACTGTAGATAGGGAACATTATGTTTTTGAATACTGTCCCTAGAATCTCATAGCCGACGTGGCCAGTAAGAGGAACTGTATTCCGCCAAAAATAACGTTTCTCAATACTGCCTGAAAAACTGTGCAAAAGAACTAAGCAAAGAGGAGGAACCCTTTTCTTTGTGCATAAATATGGTGATGGGGGATCAATGGTTACTACTGGTGACATTGCAGCAGCATTTTTGCAATATTGTCATACAGAGTACATGAGACTTGCGTGGCCTGGCATTTTGAGAAGGAGGAGATTTGGCTTCATATTTCTTCACATTGCTCTCACAATCCCTGTTAAAACAGCTCCAGAATATATCTGGTTTTGAAGAGGGtgaaaatgaagaggaagaaacGAGAACCTCACACAGCAGCCAGTATTCAAAGTACCTGTGTATCCAAGAATTAACCATCTCCCAACATGGGGTCTGCACCAGAGGTGTTGGTGTGGCGGAGCTTCAGGTGGATCCCAGCCAAGGTAATAattaagaaggaagagaaagcagtgttagaattaaataagcagggaaataTTATGGTAGTAGTGTGGTTTATTACGTTCTCACTCTCCTAACCCAGTGTggtgaactacaacttccataaatcTCAGCAAGCATGACCAATAGCTTTGCTCAGTGAGGTTGATGGTAGTTGGAAGGTGCTTAGTTGGGGAACGTTGATATAGTTAATGAGACTGCTTATCAAGAGTATGGTTGTCACCTGCTTAGGGTAGGTTTGCACTTTCTTTAAGGAGTTAAGATATATTGGGGGCACATCTTGACCTAGATTTCCTAGGAGACTTGCTGATGGTAGTTGTAGTTATACTTCCTTTGCCCAGCTTAGACTGGTACAGCAATACTGTCCATGCCTTGAAGAAGCAGATctggcttatttatttgtttaaagtaCAATGCTTTTCCTCATAAACTGACAAACATCTTAGTTTCCTCTTGTCTGAGCAATTATAATGACCTATACCTGCATATGTAGGCCAGCTGCCCTTGATTGAATGGCGCTTGCAAGTAGAAAATGGCTCAACATTTTGATCAGGTGTCTTCTGGGAAATCTGCTTTCTCTATTGTTTGAAGTCCACTAGTATCAATCTCTTTCTGAATTAAATTCAAGGGTTTCCTAGTGCCTTTAAGTAATTTGGGGCAAGGATATCTAAAGGACTATCTACTCTTCAGCAAACCCACCTGAATGCTAAGACTAGTTGAGGAGGCTTTTCTATGCAAACTGCTGTAGCTGAAGGCTTGTTTAGTAGGAATACATTTGAggattttcattgttgcagtacCAACCTTCTGGAATTCCCAGCTCTTCCCAGCACCCTccttattgtgttttttaaaacctaaagcAGAGGACACATTCTTATAGTCTAGGAACTATATTTATGCCTCAGCTGGAAACTTGCATTCCCATAAATCTGGGGGAGGGCATGACTTACCATTTAAACATAATCCTGCTCCCTAGTTACAGGCTGAAATAGTGTCTTCCAGGGCTGGAgctggagagggagaggaggaaaagaagaaaataaactcTGTACATTCAAATTTCACTCAAACCAGGCCAGTGGGTGTATTGGCTGGTGGGTTTAGAGAGCTGTAgtctataaaaataaaatctacaaTCTCTGATAATTTGATCTAGTATTGGTACTGTATTCTTATTTTGTCTGatttttgtcattgttttgttgtttttcagtgTGCTAATTGTCTTATGGTATTTTTTGTTCACAATTGTTTGGTGCCTTGGGTTGTACGATGGGTAGGCAGAAAAGAAATGGGCTTGGATACATAAGCTTATTGTACATTTCCTCCAAAAAGGTCAGGGCAGTTGACTAGGTTTTATTCTTTCCTACTTTAAGCCTCACAATATCATGGGTGGCAGGTTCCATGACCGAGAAAGATTTTAACCCAAATCTTCCAGTTTCAAGGCCAAGGTGTATTCCTGTGACACTGGTACAAGCCTGCTGACCCAGCATCTTGTAGCACAACAGATTACAGTGTAGACAGAATTTCATTGGATCAAACTTTATTTTTAGGTCCAACATAGCTTTTCTGCTTTGGAATGTCCTTTACAGTTTTAGGACCAAGAGACATTAACTTTCGGAAAGGCAAATTACTGGGGCTATTCTTTACAGTTGTCCACAAAAATTTCCTCAATTGAAATGAATTTTGTAAAtgtgcaaaaatatattttgcaaacATATTTTGAATCAATCTGCTTCCATGTTGGGTTTTGTCTTTTAGAGTTTGTTACAGCGATTCACAACATCCAGAAGCTTGCAGTGCATCGAGCTCTCTCAGATGCATTTCAGAAGATTCTCTTCATAGTTTTAGGTAGggccatcttcttttttttaaaaaagcaaaaccttTGATTGGTTCTTATGTGATAATCTATTGGATGGGAGATGAAAGCAACCAGAGACTGTTCTATGTAGTAAAGCATAAAATTCTGCCAGAACATTCACTTGACGCTAGGGTTGGTCTCGTAATAATTAAATGTTGGTTTATTTGACCTACACAGCTAATATTAACCAGACTTCCGTCAGTTCAGGTGACATGATAAGTCATGGTCATTATTCATTTCCCTTAGTACATCTTCATTGGTCCGGATAGGTGGGGCTCGtgagccttggaaggcagctccttctaggagaaggaaaactccgacttcaaacctccactgtcttgtggctatatccactgatggaaaaggcttcaggggttaaccttgaggcaaaatccagagcaggagtcccagaggcagttcgtgtcattctggcaactcctgtgatgtcactggaaccagttgtattggctcttgcctttccattggactatttcagcgacgtggagaggggggatttgctgcttgggtaacagcctatcttccatattattttacccaggcttcgtgctctggagaggacactcatacagagcacgttaccatagtctctcaagactgaaggatgcctaaccttcATTGGTCACCTTCTCAATCCTAGCATCCTGCAATAAATCCTCACTTcaagtgcttctttctttttttagttgcattttaaaaagtccattatTCTATTCCATACAGTAGAAATGAGAAGATATATGCTACTATTTAATGAACATCCTCAGAGCCAATTTTAAGGCTTTTTTCCTTCCTATATTCTTCATCTTAAAGAAGCTGCGCTGGATCAACTCAAATCTGAATTTCATTGCATGGCTGTGGTCTTTATTTATGATTTACAGTTCATTTACACAAATTCCAAAGTACTTATATGCTACTGTTTATATTTTGGATCTTTACCTGTATTTCTTGAGTTGTTTGCTTTTTACTGAATGCCATgaacttgttttttttaacattcatttTTGGACCAAATTCATTATTTTTACATAGGCTTTTCTGAACAGCCTCTGTACAGCATATTAACAATAAGCTAGTGAGTAATATTCTCTGTATATCTGCTATTGTAGATAGTTTCTCTATTACTAATACCATCATTTGATTCAAGAAATGCTTCATTAAGGTACAGACTGAAAAGCAGTAGCAGAAGTACATATCcataatatatatattcctcTTTGGCTAGGATCCCACTGTAGATTTATACCAGCAGAAGTGTAATCATGTAAATCTCAGTAGAAATGTTACTAATTAATGAGCTGCTATTTGCATTCAGGTCACATGCCAATAGTGCAACTTGGCACATGGTCAGCAAGGTAAGTaacaacttgttaattagcaacaatttgtCTTCAGCCACTAAATgttcagtaggattctggctaatatattttgtttgtattttatcaTCTTCACTTTCAGAGGTCTTCAACTTTCATTGCAGATTTCTATTTTCAATTTGTATATTTGCAATTATACAAATATATGTTATATGAAGACCTTTTTTTTGCCTTGGACATAATAAAggtagatttcagccaatgctcaGGAAAGATTCATGATTGACTGAAAATATTACTCTTAACACATCTAAGTAGTCATCTTTAATCAGCTTTAATGCTTTTGCAAAAGCATTAAGTTCTAGAGTTGTGCCTTTAAATTTTTTATAACTTTATTGAATTTCTGTATCTCTTGTCTGGTATGGATGTCTAccattttttgttgttctcttatCTTTAAACAGCTATTTAATTAATCGATGCTGTAATTATACCCATGACATCAAGTATTAGAGAAGTCCTACCAGTCAGTAGTGaacattgtcattttaaaaatatattgtactTTGATATTTTATGCACATTGTAGGAGCTATGGATCTTGTTTAGGTGTTCTATTTCTGTATAATATTGGGAGCATTAGGGGTTTTTTGCTTCTGTAATTTTGTGTCAGATGTTCTTGATGTAAGTTTCTGTATTTTCCTTCATGTTCATCTCTGCTCCATTAGCACTGATGCTACTTCTTACATCTACTTCTATTTTTCTACTTCCATTTCTATTTTTAGGTTTGCTGTTGGTCacattcattaatttttttaagttcaGTGGAAGTAGCATTTACATTTGTGTAACTGGTATGAACAATGAATCCTTGTGAActagccagagaccatgctatgaatacttgttagtgaataaTACATACagtagcatgatctctggctctatctattggccagttctggtaaagcatgcgaaaatatttttattggtttccccccccccccttttatcatGGTAAATAtacagcatttgctattatccacagttttcagtgtcTGCGGGGAGCTTGAAActaatccccagtggatatgggagtcctactgtaaatGTCAAGtgtgtttcaaaatatttttaatccattCTTTTATAATTCATTGGTTCAAATTTGGCCTTTTCTCCCGTTTCAGAAAATGGGAAGGTAGCAGTGGAGTACAGCTCTCCTCAGGAGGACCTCATTGACTGTTTAACAGACGAGGACCTCAAAGGTCTTGTCCAGGTGAATTGAGACATTTATCAAATATATTGGCATGAACTCACATCGCTTTGATCTCAAAATCTTTGTTGATGGATGTTGTGGCTTCATATGAATTGGAAAGAGTGAACAGAAATAAGTTGTTCTAATTAGAAGTGAAATTCAACTGATGATCTGATGGCATTTTCTGTTCATGGGTCTATGTCAGGTTCCCAGACCGAATGCAGGCAGGTACCTTGGAGGCTGGTGGACTATAAGACAAATGGGTTATGATGTAGAGGAGAATGGGATAGCCTCCTCCTCATAATAAATCACTCTGCTAATATATGTTAATGGGTCAGAGAGATGTAGAATGACCATTGGTTCCAAATCGCTCTAAATATTCCACATTTCAGACACCATCATGTCTAATTctgtttttcttggcagagagtGACTTCTGGCTAAAAAATCTCTAGCTATGCAGCACAAAGTATCGGGGGTATGTGTGCAATGCCTTGTCTTCCATTGACTTACTCAGATGGCTAAAGGAACTGGGGCTtcagaaagaaaatggaggggttTATAATAGCACTGGGGATAGGGGAAGAGGAGAGGTAAGCTGGCAGGCAAGAATATGGTGGCGGCCAGGCTTGCCTAATTGTGAAGTGTCATTTCTAAGGGAAGCActgcaaacattttaaaggaCTGTTTCAATCTTGAAGCCAGTCAAAGCTGGTAAAACCCTCTCAGCTGATCAGCCCCACCAGCTAATATGGAACAGGGTTGTCACCACAGCTAATACCACCCCCGGTGCTATTTTGGTTCAAGGTACCTATTTGTGCAGGCTAAACAAAGAACTATTTTGGATCATGCtgaattgtgccaaaaaaaatgcatgccctagccctgtgtcAGAAAGGTGTGGGACAAATCTTAAAGGGCAAGGGCAGATCATTCTgagtagaaacacaagtggatgAGGTATTTTTAATGTGCCAAACAGTGCCTTCAGTGATC of Pogona vitticeps strain Pit_001003342236 chromosome 6, PviZW2.1, whole genome shotgun sequence contains these proteins:
- the RDM1 gene encoding RAD52 motif-containing protein 1 isoform X3, with the protein product MAEVLEFRVPTGNGRTLLVLGLESDASEHALYLTFSTFGLVYSVRVHRNASVAGPGYHAFVKFYSARDARRAQSTCNQQPLFQKSPLKVSMCTRQRAFPDQVLALNSNKCKDLANYYLGFNGWSSRIITLQNISGFEEGENEEEETRTSHSSQYSKYLCIQELTISQHGVCTRGVGVAELQVDPSQEFVTAIHNIQKLAVHRALSDAFQKILFIVLGHMPIVQLGTWSAR
- the RDM1 gene encoding RAD52 motif-containing protein 1 isoform X2, with protein sequence MAEVLEFRVPTGNGRTLLVLGLESDASEHALYLTFSTFGLVYSVRVHRNASVAGPGYHAFVKFYSARDARRAQSTCNQQPLFQKSPLKVSMCTRQRAFPDQVLALNSNKCKDLANYYLGFNGWSSRIITLQNISGFEEGENEEEETRTSHSSQYSKYLCIQELTISQHGVCTRGVGVAELQVDPSQENGKVAVEYSSPQEDLIDCLTDEDLKGLVQVTDLSLSAQNPIGEEEILSDLSMVGE
- the RDM1 gene encoding RAD52 motif-containing protein 1 isoform X4, which translates into the protein MAEVLEFRVPTGNGRTLLVLGLESDASEVSMCTRQRAFPDQVLALNSNKCKDLANYYLGFNGWSSRIITLQNISGFEEGENEEEETRTSHSSQYSKYLCIQELTISQHGVCTRGVGVAELQVDPSQEFVTAIHNIQKLAVHRALSDAFQKILFIVLENGKVAVEYSSPQEDLIDCLTDEDLKGLVQVTDLSLSAQNPIGEEEILSDLSMVGE
- the RDM1 gene encoding RAD52 motif-containing protein 1 isoform X1, whose translation is MAEVLEFRVPTGNGRTLLVLGLESDASEHALYLTFSTFGLVYSVRVHRNASVAGPGYHAFVKFYSARDARRAQSTCNQQPLFQKSPLKVSMCTRQRAFPDQVLALNSNKCKDLANYYLGFNGWSSRIITLQNISGFEEGENEEEETRTSHSSQYSKYLCIQELTISQHGVCTRGVGVAELQVDPSQEFVTAIHNIQKLAVHRALSDAFQKILFIVLENGKVAVEYSSPQEDLIDCLTDEDLKGLVQVTDLSLSAQNPIGEEEILSDLSMVGE